A genomic stretch from Oreochromis niloticus isolate F11D_XX linkage group LG11, O_niloticus_UMD_NMBU, whole genome shotgun sequence includes:
- the si:dkey-92i15.4 gene encoding PDZ domain-containing protein 2, with protein MDSSLLPASQNKYGKQRTGVKFTVRSANSPTYSLSRRSGVRKREGTGEVAERERYRTHTNTNGTNKDDDTVTGYETRTRSGSGVSTNRTIPEFGTDRRENPAFESRGRSAWRGSNLTSRSKSLDFKTGARTPDPNTIADFSQLSNNSKGDTSKYAGALEGRRTRIEGSVMDRISLLQAFNSVGITHVQERSELLERGSRGNTLPTRLRSLSGSSSRNTDTSSSLGPKSGQSIMERIEKLFGPTGFGKTDDYKNRDSSNNSEASTDSLISQQQKPHEKTAGGTFPRSFFAKDSDSAVKSGLSLWTQKDANASGFETSFSSGASISRDSSPGGRMQGRYSEEGGVHWGKGFVETGTRSLDRARSRSSVAAQIRSARANAQPTTLLEETPVSFRESSGFRDKSKDESSANHREEKSETNEINGMLTDRTRSVDGPDQITELKGGNTYEDVFETNPQKTNVKTTERQKALSVSSAASVRNKINQYEALTQRAQGFATGQVQIPRRTFSVPAQVSRGHEGVKKSGSAKEISELRKKWAGLQEGGEAHGKGEDKMMGTVKKVWPDRNVSVDETGLRIEKEQKGLNDLDQKRKTDSTDDLKISGLKTTQEMPHESDRAVSGKLGTEETDFSKASSPEEASERDVTGNSTPTPLPPCEPSHQERSHSDITSPVSDDEHTPTNSPSYLPTTSPMAQLGDVTPTADTDNKSPPVFTCPAKDPDSSPRTLPASSDSNLQDLISPDIQTAPQKGKKRLLDLNAWIAGLNPDLKVFSDDEDVDDDESTQKDDDSNYDSDSGESSVTITSNMSQSDRRSFSVTLSDLCNFAGADYDSENDSDDWQSTSRRTASMSSDMSAFSYVSVMPTEELDKLVEEVRNLGDDALQDYDDVQVVVLHKEVGVGLGFSLAGGVDQNKPITVHKVFHSGVAAKQGSIKEGDQVLSINGTALSGSAHWEALRVLRRAKAKDMVVVVVRRGDVIDTSKKGEEGTSRGQTPEQYETGQTVSVQLQKNSRDLGFSLEGGEGSSLGNRPLTVQKIFQGGPVDVVYPGDEVLEVQGTSVVGMRRLEAWTLIRALPPGPVDVVLRRSHKHPET; from the exons ATGGACTCGTCTCTGCTGCCCGCTTCACAGAACAAGTATGGCAAGCAGAGGACAGGGGTGAAATTCACCGTCCGCTCAGCTAACTCTCCCACATACAGTCTCTCTCGCAGGTCAGGTGTCAGGAAACGGGAGGGCACAGGAGAAGTTGCAGAAAGAGAACGATATaggacacacaccaacacaaacgGTACAAATAAGGATGACGACACAGTCACTGGATATGAAACCAGGACTAGGAGTGGCAGCGGTGTCAGCACAAACAGAACGATCCCAGAGTTTGGCACTGACAGAAGAGAAAACCCTGCATTTGAAAGCCGGGGAAGATCGGCGTGGAGGGGATCTAACCTAACAAGCAGAAGTAAGAGTTTAGATTTCAAAACAGGGGCTAGAACACCTGATCCCAATACCATAGCTGACTTTTCTCAGCTGTCCAACAACAGTAAAGGGGACACCAGTAAATATGCTGGAGCTTTGGAAGGAAGGAGGACACGAATCGAAGGCAGCGTCATGGACAGGATTTCGTTGCTACAGGCCTTTAATTCTGTAGGTATAACTCATGTTCAAGAGAGAAGCGAGCTTTTGGAAAGGGGCAGTAGAGGTAACACTCTCCCTACCAGGTTAAGATCCCTGTCTGGATCTAGCTCTAGGAACACAGATACATCTTCTTCACTGGGGCCCAAAAGTGGCCAAAGTATAATGGAGCGGATAGAGAAACTCTTTGGACCTACTGGTTTTGGTAAAACGGATGACTACAAAAATAGGGATTCCTCTAATAACTCTGAAGCATCAACAGATTCCCTCATTTCACAGCAGCAAAAGCCTCATGAGAAGACAGCAGGGGGCACCTTCCCTAGGAGTTTCTTCGCGAAGGACAGCGATAGTGCGGTGAAAAGTGGACTTTCACTCTGGACACAAAAAGACGCCAATGCCTCAGGCTTTGAGACTTCATTTTCGTCTGGGGCAAGCATAAGCAGAGATAGCTCACCAGGAGGGCGGATGCAGGGAAGGTATTCAGAGGAAGGTGGAGTTCATTGGGGCAAGGGTTTTGTGGAAACAGGTACAAGGTCCCTGGATAGAGCGAGGAGTAGGTCCAGTGTAGCTGCACAGATTAGATCTGCCAGGGCAAACGCACAGCCAACAACGTTGTTAGAAGAGACACCAGTTTCTTTCAGAGAGTCATCTGGATTCAGAGACAAAAGCAAAGATGAGAGCTCTGCAAAccacagagaggaaaagagtGAAACTAATGAAATAAATGGGATGTTGACAGACAGGACTAGAAGTGTTGATGGACCAGATCAAATAACCGAACTGAAGGGCGGTAATACTTACGAGGATGTATTTGAGACGAATCCACAGAAAACCAATGTGAAaacaacagagagacagaaggcTCTGTCTGTCTCCTCAGCAGCCAGTGTTAGAAATAAGATCAACCAGTATGAGGCTCTGACGCAGCGAGCTCAGGGTTTTGCAACAGGCCAAGTCCAAATACCCAGACGTACCTTTTCTGTACCAGCACAAGTCAGCAGGGGACATGAAGGAGTGAAGAAAAGCGGGTCTGCAAAAGAAATAAGTGAGCTAAGGAAAAAGTGGGCGGGACTCCAAGAAGGAGGGGAGGCACACGGTAAAGGTGAGGACAAAATGATGGGAACAGTAAAGAAGGTTTGGCCTGACAGAAATGTATCAGTGGATGAAACTGGACTAAGAATAGAGAAGGAACAGAAAGGACTAAATGACTTggatcagaaaagaaaaacagactcTACTGATGATTTAAAAATTTCCGGACTCAAGACTACCCAAGAAATGCCTCACGAAAGTGACAGAGCTGTAAGTGGAAAGCTTGGCACAGAAGAGACAGATTTCTCCAAAGCCTCAAGCCCTGAAGAGGCAAGTGAGAGAGACGTGACAGGCAACAGTACACCAACCCCACTACCGCCCTGTGAACCTTCACACCAGGAAAGGTCACACTCTGATATTACTTCACCAGTTAGTGATGATGAACACACTCCAACAAACAGCCCTAGCTATTTGCCGACTACTTCACCTATGGCACAGCTGGGAGATGTCACTCCCACTGCTGACACTGACAACAAAAGCCCTCCCGTCTTCACATGTCCAGCAAAAGATCCAGACTCTTCTCCTCGCACTCTTCCCGCATCTTCTGACAGCAACCTTCAAGATCTCATCTCCCCAGACATCCAAACAGCACCCCAGAAAGGCAAGAAACGGTTATTGGACCTGAATGCTTGGATAGCTGGTTTGAACCCAGATTTGAAAGTCTTTAGTGATGATGaggatgttgatgatgatgaaagcACCCAGAAAGATGATGATTCAAACTATGATTCAGACTCTGGGGAGTCCTCGGTTACCATCACCAGCAATATGAGTCAGTCAGATCGGAGGAGCTTCTCTGTCAC TCTTTCGGACCTGTGTAACTTTGCTGGAGCTGACTACGATTCGGAGAATGACAGCGATGACTGGCAGTCAACAAGCCGGCGTACCGCTTCAATGAGCTCAGATATGTCAGCCTTTTCCTATGTGTCTGTGATGCCCACCGAGGAGCTCGACAAGCTTGTAGAGGAAGTGAGGAACCTGGGGGACGATGCCCTGCAG GACTATGATGATGTGCAGGTAGTGGTTCTCCATAAAGAAGTGGGAGTCGGACTAGGCTTCAGTTTGGCAGGAGGCGTGGACCAAAACAAGCCCATCACT GTTCACAAAGTATTTCACTCAGGTGTTGCAGCCAAGCAAGGCTCTATAAAGGAAGGTGACCAGGTTTTATCCATCAATGGCACAGCGCTATCTGGGAGTGCCCACTGGGAAGCCTTGAGGGTTTTAAGAAGGGCGAAGGCGAAGGATATGGTAGTTGTAGTGGTGAGGAGGGGggacgtcatagacacctctaAGAAAGGAGAAGAGGGAACTAGTCGGGGACAAACACCAGAACAGTATGAGACAG GTCAAACAGTGTCTGTGCAACTGCAGAAAAACAGCCGGGATCTGGGCTTCAGTCTGGAGGGAGGTGAAGGCTCCAGTTTGGGGAACAGACCACTCACCGTCCAGAAAATCTTCCAAG GAGGTCCTGTTGACGTGGTGTATCCCGGTGATGAGGTCCTAGAAGTTCAAGGGACAAGCGTGGTGGGGATGAGGCGCTTAGAGGCCTGGACTTTGATCAGAGCGCTTCCTCCTGGGCCTGTGGATGTGGTGCTACGTCGCTCCCATAAGCATCCAGAAACATGA
- the ltap1 gene encoding protein C1orf43 homolog, with the protein MFNDSLPSRINVVLVMAYGSLIFVLLFIFVKRQIMRLAVKSRRGPHVPLGHNAPKELRQEIEAKLTLVQKIHFEPRLLSPDDDRLMQREQSGSCDYLYRMKALDAIRDADFPFRELGGMSTAVTGKRFRTWLLQLRNSHCMFRENQSSVIDTVLDGYNKARHGAEAFGEAEFLKYQEALTELASIVKSQSSSTLSQHHQSAARDLTGTTEPASTSSPSPTQPTYLTTTMQQRSKMSRHLLELKNFKDNYNTLDSTL; encoded by the exons ATGTTTAACGACTCGCTTCCTTCGAGAATTAACGTGGTGCTTGTGATGGCCTATGGCAGTCTG ATTTTTGTCTTGCTGTTCATCTTTGTCAAAAGACAAATTATGCGACTTGCCGTGAAGTCTCGAAGAGGACCACATGTACCCCTTGGCCACAACGCACCAAAG gAGCTGAGACAAGAAATTGAAGCCAAGCTGACCCTGGTCCAGAAAATCCACTTTGAGCCTCGTCTGCTGTCTCCAGATGATGACCGATTAATGCAGAGAGAACAGTCTG GTTCCTGTGACTATTTGTATAGAATGAAAGCACTTGATGCCATCAGAGATGCCG ATTTTCCTTTTCGTGAACTTGGAGGAATGTCCACCGCTGTTACTGGAAAAAGATTTCGGACCTGGCTTCTGCAGCTACGAAATTCCCACTGCATGTTCAGAGAAAACCAGAGCTCTGTCATCGACACGGTGCTAGATGGCTACAATAAAGCTCGTCATGGGGCAGAG GCTTTTGGTGAAGCAGAATTCTTGAAGTACCAGGAAGCCCTAACAGAACTAGCCTCCAT AGTGAAGTCTCAGAGCAGCAGCACTTTAAGTCAGCACCATCAGTCCGCAGCCAGAGACCTGACCGGCACCACGGAGCCCGCAAgcacctcctctccctctccgaCCCAACCCACCTACCTCACAACTACAATGCAGCAGCGCAGCAAGATGTCCAGACACTTACTGGAGCTGAAGAACTTCAAAGACAACTACAACACTCTAGACAGTACACTCTGA
- the tuft1a gene encoding tuftelin 1a → MNGVTRSLCTFEDIRSQEYGDGCRRLRLTLHDQNQAAARSTEQHRDKPVGRAFALVQPANERTALTSEPVKSTEEQVEIIKVYLEARKKEQQKHQENLKMLSDEVSQIQEVRYCLKTLREQMAAKNKPHTNGWKVGIPFRKSTSSTKPGAKDDGQDVDDEAERSKLREVSKRLYAQMQEAEKKHLEEKERLQAEGSRLRERLSDQQEKLRSTEEASEKKDQRIDELQRLLGGMEQESATLREAIRNREDELRELRKIREEGHKGVERTEQLEKEVAILKEKIHHLDDMLKSQQRKVRHMIEQLQNSRMVIQERDRVIKELEEKVAFLEAENREMHDQVDYFLGGQRSNSYLSSERNAQIVYSKPIKPSTSSNKPLPFIKVIEIKS, encoded by the exons GACGGGTGTAGGCGGCTGCGGCTCACACTTCACGACCAGAACCAGGCGGCGGCTCGGAGCACAGAGCAGCACAGGGACAAG CCAGTCGGACGAGCTTTTGCACTGGTGCAGCCAGCCAACGAGAGGACAGCTTTGACCTCTGAACCAGTCAAATCCACAGAGGAGCAGGTAGAAATCATCAAG GTGTATCTAGAGGCCCGCAAAAAAGAGCAGCAGAAACACCAAGAGAACCTGAAGATGCTGTCAGATGAAGTTTCACAGATACAGGAG GTGAGATATTGCCTGAAGACTCTGAGGGAGCAGATGGCAGCCAAAAACAAG CCGCACACAAATGGGTGGAAGGTTGGAATCCCCTTCAGAAAGAGCACTTCATCCACTAAACCAGGAGCTAAAGATGACGGACAG GACGTGGATGACGAAGCAGAGAGAAGCAAGCTGAGAGAAGTCAGTAAGCGCTTATATGCACAGATGCAGGAAGCAGAAAAGAAACACCTGGAGGAGAAAGAGAGGCTGCAG GCTGAAGGCAGCAGGCTTAGAGAGCGTCTGAGTGACCAGCAGGAGAAGCTGAGGAGTACAGAAGAAGCCAGCGAGAAGAAAGACCAGCGCATTGATGAGCTCCAGAGGCTGCTGGGAGGAATGGAGCAGGAGAGCGCCACGCTGCGGGAGGCCATCCGCAACCGTGAGGATGAACTGCGGGAACTGCGAAAGATCAGAGAGGAGGGCCACAAAGGGGTGGAAAG GACTGAGCAGTTGGAGAAGGAGGTGGCCATACTCAAAGAAAAGATCCACCATCTGGATGACATGCTGAAAAGCCAACAGAGGAAAGTCAGACACATGATCGAGCAG CTCCAGAACTCTCGCATGGTGATCCAGGAGCGGGACCGCGTGATCAAAGAGCTGGAGGAGAAAGTGGCATTTTTGGAGGCTGAG AACCGAGAAATGCATGACCAGGTGGACTACTTCCTGGGAGGACAAAGGTCAAATTCCTACCTTTCATCAGAACGCAACGCCCAGATTGTCTACAG CAAACCAATCAAGCCGTCCACCTCGTCCAACAAACCGCTTCCTTTCATCAAAGTCATCGAGATCAAGTCATGA